The following proteins come from a genomic window of Geomonas sp. RF6:
- a CDS encoding DnaJ C-terminal domain-containing protein, which produces MAQRDYYEVLGVKKGASIDELKKAYRKLAVKYHPDKNQGNKEAEERFKEINEAYAVLSDPKKKEQYDRFGTTGFHQRFSQEDIFRGFDVGDLFRDQGFGTDDIFSRIFGDAVRRGRGGGMRVARGEDLSMEVQVTFREAYDGCEKRVAFLRGGQREEISVRIPAGIESGARLRVAGKGGNGHHGGPAGDLYLNVQVGNDPQFQREGADIIVNRDVRFSEAVLGGSLEVPTMEGTKRIKLPTGIQPGTKIRLKGLGFHHAGKQARGDLFVKIGVRVPEPETLTADQIKLLEQLAAEGM; this is translated from the coding sequence ATGGCGCAAAGAGATTATTACGAGGTGCTCGGAGTCAAGAAGGGCGCCTCGATCGACGAGCTGAAGAAGGCATACCGGAAGCTGGCGGTGAAGTACCATCCGGACAAGAACCAGGGGAACAAGGAGGCCGAGGAGCGCTTCAAGGAGATCAACGAGGCATACGCGGTCCTCTCCGATCCGAAAAAGAAGGAGCAGTACGACCGCTTCGGCACCACCGGATTCCATCAGCGTTTCTCGCAGGAGGACATTTTCAGGGGGTTCGATGTGGGGGACCTCTTCCGTGACCAGGGTTTCGGCACCGACGACATCTTTTCCCGCATCTTCGGCGACGCGGTGCGTCGCGGTCGGGGAGGGGGGATGCGTGTGGCCCGCGGGGAGGACCTCTCCATGGAGGTACAGGTCACCTTCCGCGAAGCGTACGACGGGTGCGAGAAGCGCGTCGCCTTTCTGCGCGGAGGTCAAAGGGAGGAGATCTCGGTGCGGATCCCTGCGGGGATCGAGAGCGGCGCGCGCCTGCGGGTCGCCGGGAAGGGGGGGAACGGCCACCACGGTGGACCGGCCGGAGACCTCTACCTCAACGTGCAGGTGGGGAACGATCCGCAGTTCCAGCGTGAGGGCGCCGACATCATCGTGAACCGCGACGTCCGCTTCAGCGAGGCGGTCTTGGGGGGGAGCCTCGAAGTACCGACGATGGAGGGGACGAAGAGGATCAAGCTGCCGACTGGGATCCAGCCGGGGACGAAGATCCGGCTGAAAGGTCTCGGCTTCCACCACGCCGGAAAGCAGGCGCGCGGCGACCTTTTTGTGAAGA
- a CDS encoding protoporphyrinogen/coproporphyrinogen oxidase: MTHYDTIILGGGISGLSLASYSAGAGRSTLVLERAQRPGGCFHSHRFEGSAQGFWLELGAHTCYNSYTGLIGIMEKHGLMPEILPREKVSFKMLVDSRIASITSQLSFPELLTSAWRLFTLKKDGESVSSYYGSIVGKKNYQKVFGPAFNAVISQRADDFPANMLFNKRPRRKDVIKSYTMKGGLQTITDTLATAPGVTLLTGAEVASLKKVGAGYQVELSDGRSFETAALVLATPPAEGSVLLRHIAPEVAGILSRINVETIETVGVAVEKERLKLEPVAGIIAANDIFYSAVSRDTVSHEGYRGFSFHFKAGKATSDEKLKRIAQVLGVGVGDLQQVVQRESRLPSPVVGNASLTAEIDRLIAGSGLYVTGNYFAGMAIEDCIVRSKAEFARMSGAR, encoded by the coding sequence ATGACCCACTATGACACCATTATCCTCGGCGGCGGCATCAGCGGGCTCAGCCTGGCAAGCTACAGCGCGGGGGCGGGGCGCAGCACCCTGGTTCTCGAGCGGGCACAGCGCCCGGGCGGGTGCTTCCACTCACACCGCTTCGAGGGGAGCGCCCAGGGGTTCTGGCTCGAACTCGGAGCACATACCTGCTACAACTCCTACACAGGCCTCATCGGCATCATGGAAAAGCACGGGCTGATGCCGGAGATCCTGCCGCGCGAGAAGGTCTCCTTTAAAATGCTGGTCGATTCACGCATCGCCTCCATAACCTCGCAGCTCTCCTTCCCGGAGCTCCTGACTTCCGCATGGCGACTCTTCACGCTGAAGAAGGATGGAGAAAGCGTCTCCTCCTATTACGGGAGCATAGTGGGAAAGAAGAACTACCAGAAAGTTTTCGGCCCCGCCTTCAACGCAGTCATCTCCCAGAGAGCGGACGACTTCCCCGCCAACATGCTCTTCAACAAGCGTCCCAGAAGAAAGGACGTCATAAAGAGCTATACCATGAAGGGGGGGTTGCAGACGATTACCGATACGCTGGCGACAGCACCGGGGGTCACCCTCCTTACCGGTGCAGAAGTTGCGTCCCTGAAGAAGGTCGGGGCCGGGTACCAGGTGGAGCTTTCCGACGGCAGGAGCTTTGAGACTGCGGCCCTTGTCCTGGCCACCCCTCCGGCAGAAGGGAGCGTTCTGCTGCGCCATATTGCACCTGAGGTGGCCGGCATCCTGTCACGGATCAACGTGGAGACGATAGAGACCGTCGGGGTGGCTGTCGAAAAGGAACGCCTGAAGCTGGAGCCGGTTGCCGGCATCATCGCCGCAAATGACATCTTCTACTCGGCAGTCTCCAGAGACACCGTGTCGCACGAAGGGTACCGCGGCTTCAGTTTCCACTTCAAGGCGGGAAAGGCGACAAGCGATGAGAAGTTGAAAAGGATCGCGCAGGTGCTGGGAGTAGGGGTGGGGGACCTGCAGCAGGTTGTGCAGAGGGAGAGCCGGCTACCCTCCCCCGTCGTCGGGAACGCCTCCCTGACCGCCGAGATAGACCGGCTCATCGCCGGGAGCGGGCTGTACGTCACGGGGAACTACTTCGCCGGGATGGCGATCGAGGATTGCATAGTGCGCTCCAAAGCAGAGTTCGCCAGGATGAGCGGCGCACGGT